A single genomic interval of Comamonas sp. 26 harbors:
- a CDS encoding porin, producing MRLRIGIACSTCFTLLSLTLPAAAQSSVSIGGLIDGGLYRGFDGTAQAGTIQRSNLAIAGWEDLGGGLKATFRLSARFDIDTGRMEDQGSKPFWHDESTVGLQGGFGHLRMGRALSAMWSQDWKFDPWANFNRISSPAWYQWHYLTPTDRYSNNGAAEYGRMANGLFYDSPTFGGFTMHLSASPERTETPLTLRREGRGYSASLNYDSDSLSGMLAFERNGSGDKDTFAAAKYRFGAAAVMAAWDYSRVAQTSLSAKAVTLGATYQMGATTLKAGYGRQTMQEQTNHFYSLGADYALSKRSTLYASIGRKSYEYGADSGTSFGVGMAHAF from the coding sequence ATGCGCTTGCGTATTGGCATTGCTTGTTCCACATGTTTCACTCTTTTGTCGCTGACCTTGCCTGCGGCGGCGCAGTCCAGCGTTAGCATCGGCGGCCTGATCGACGGTGGCCTCTATCGCGGCTTTGACGGTACGGCTCAGGCTGGCACGATTCAGCGCAGCAATCTGGCCATTGCCGGCTGGGAAGATCTGGGCGGCGGCCTCAAGGCCACGTTCCGCCTGAGCGCGCGCTTTGATATCGACACTGGGCGCATGGAAGACCAAGGCAGCAAGCCGTTCTGGCATGACGAATCCACGGTAGGGCTGCAAGGCGGCTTTGGTCATCTGCGCATGGGGCGCGCGCTGTCGGCCATGTGGTCGCAGGACTGGAAGTTTGACCCCTGGGCCAACTTCAACCGCATCTCCTCTCCTGCCTGGTACCAGTGGCATTACCTCACGCCTACCGACCGTTACAGCAACAACGGCGCGGCCGAATACGGGCGCATGGCCAATGGCCTCTTTTACGACTCGCCGACCTTCGGCGGCTTCACTATGCACCTGAGTGCCTCGCCAGAGCGCACCGAGACCCCGCTGACCTTGCGTCGCGAAGGCCGTGGCTACTCGGCATCGCTCAACTACGACTCGGACAGCCTGAGCGGCATGCTGGCCTTCGAGCGCAATGGCAGCGGCGACAAGGACACATTTGCGGCAGCCAAGTACCGCTTTGGTGCGGCCGCTGTCATGGCTGCCTGGGACTATTCGCGCGTGGCTCAGACTTCGCTGTCTGCCAAGGCGGTGACGCTGGGGGCCACTTACCAGATGGGTGCGACCACGCTGAAGGCGGGCTATGGCCGCCAGACCATGCAGGAGCAGACCAATCACTTTTATTCGCTGGGGGCGGACTACGCACTGTCCAAGCGCAGCACGCTGTACGCCAGCATTGGCCGCAAGAGCTATGAGTACGGAGCTGACTCGGGGACTTCGTTTGGCGTGGGCATGGCGCACGCTTTCTGA
- a CDS encoding porin has translation MNMSTRLAALCLLAAPLGSALAQDSKVQISGFLDLGMYRDFSGTAQLGTIQRSHVTFSGEEDLGGGLKTTFRLSHRLELDSGQSEGSGQKPFWHGESTVGLKGGWGHVRMGRALSALWAHDWKFDPWGHMNRVASSAWYQWFYYVPTDRVSNNGAPEFGRTSNGIFYDSPTLGGFTLHLSGSPERTQGPGGGKPYAASLEYAQGPLAGMLAFDRNGSGDHASFVAAKYRWGDTTLMTSYDDSRRAQNQGRSRVMSVGATHKLDAQTTLKTGVGRQKLNDDTNLFYSLGADYALSKRTILYANLGHQRPEQKGSKTSFGVGMSHAF, from the coding sequence ATGAACATGTCTACCCGTCTGGCCGCCCTGTGCCTGCTGGCTGCGCCGCTGGGCAGTGCGCTGGCGCAGGACTCCAAAGTGCAGATCAGCGGCTTTCTGGACCTTGGCATGTACCGCGACTTTAGCGGCACGGCTCAGCTGGGCACGATTCAGCGCAGTCACGTTACGTTTTCGGGCGAAGAAGACCTGGGCGGTGGACTCAAGACCACGTTTCGCCTCAGCCACCGGCTGGAGCTGGATTCGGGCCAGAGCGAAGGCAGTGGGCAAAAACCGTTCTGGCATGGCGAATCGACGGTGGGCCTCAAGGGTGGCTGGGGTCATGTGCGCATGGGCCGCGCTCTGTCTGCCCTGTGGGCGCATGACTGGAAGTTTGACCCCTGGGGTCATATGAACCGCGTGGCTTCATCGGCCTGGTATCAGTGGTTTTATTACGTGCCTACCGATCGCGTCAGCAACAACGGCGCGCCGGAGTTTGGCCGTACCAGCAACGGCATCTTCTACGACTCGCCAACCCTTGGCGGCTTTACCCTGCACCTGAGTGGCTCGCCAGAGCGCACGCAAGGCCCGGGCGGCGGCAAGCCTTATGCCGCATCGCTGGAGTATGCGCAGGGCCCGCTGGCTGGAATGCTGGCGTTTGATCGCAATGGCAGCGGCGATCATGCTTCGTTTGTTGCCGCTAAATATCGCTGGGGTGATACGACCTTGATGACTTCTTATGACGACAGCCGCAGGGCACAGAATCAGGGGCGATCACGCGTGATGTCTGTTGGTGCCACGCACAAGCTGGATGCGCAGACCACGCTCAAGACCGGAGTGGGCCGCCAGAAGCTCAATGACGACACCAATCTGTTTTATTCGCTGGGGGCGGACTATGCCTTGTCCAAACGCACCATCTTGTATGCAAACCTCGGGCATCAGCGGCCTGAGCAAAAGGGTTCTAAAACGTCCTTTGGCGTAGGTATGTCGCACGCCTTCTAA
- a CDS encoding homocysteine S-methyltransferase family protein, with translation MSQLHTTPAYTRAQELPATLAKRLVILDGAMGTMIQRFKLGEAQYRGQGYAGADGAGDRFTDFAYDVKGNNELLSITRPDVISDIHEKYLAAGADLIETNTFGATTIAQDDYHMADLAYEMNLKSAQLARAACDKYSTPDHKRYVAGALGPTPKTASISPDVNDPAARNVTFESLRKAYLEQTLALIEGGADVILVETIFDTLNAKAALFAVDEAFEQTGQRLPIMISGTVTDASGRILSGQTVTAFWHSVRHANPLSIGLNCALGATLMRPYVQELAKAAPDTFISCYPNAGLPNPMSDTGFDETPEITSRLVHEFAAEGLVNIVGGCCGTTPDHIGAIAQAVQSTTTRKLFYPAEA, from the coding sequence ATGAGCCAGCTGCACACCACCCCCGCCTACACCCGAGCCCAGGAACTGCCTGCCACGCTTGCCAAGCGACTTGTCATTCTGGACGGTGCCATGGGCACCATGATTCAGCGTTTCAAGCTGGGCGAGGCCCAGTACCGTGGCCAAGGCTATGCCGGTGCCGATGGTGCGGGCGACCGCTTCACGGACTTTGCCTACGACGTCAAAGGCAACAACGAGCTGCTGTCGATCACGCGTCCCGATGTGATTAGCGACATCCATGAAAAATATCTGGCAGCTGGTGCCGATCTGATCGAGACCAACACCTTTGGTGCGACCACGATTGCGCAGGATGACTATCACATGGCCGATCTGGCCTATGAGATGAACCTGAAAAGCGCCCAGCTGGCCCGTGCAGCTTGCGACAAGTACAGCACGCCGGATCACAAGCGCTATGTGGCGGGTGCTCTGGGCCCCACGCCCAAGACCGCATCCATCAGCCCCGATGTGAACGACCCTGCGGCGCGCAACGTCACGTTTGAATCGCTGCGCAAAGCCTATCTGGAGCAGACGCTGGCGCTGATCGAAGGTGGCGCTGACGTGATTCTGGTCGAGACGATTTTCGATACCCTGAACGCCAAGGCCGCGCTGTTTGCGGTGGATGAAGCGTTTGAGCAAACCGGCCAGCGGTTGCCCATCATGATCAGCGGCACGGTGACTGATGCCTCGGGCCGTATTTTGAGCGGCCAGACTGTGACGGCCTTCTGGCACAGCGTGCGCCATGCCAATCCGCTGTCGATTGGCCTTAACTGCGCTTTGGGTGCCACGCTGATGCGCCCCTATGTGCAAGAGCTGGCCAAGGCCGCGCCTGATACCTTCATCAGCTGCTACCCCAATGCCGGCCTGCCCAACCCCATGAGCGACACCGGCTTTGACGAGACGCCCGAGATCACCAGCCGCCTGGTGCACGAGTTCGCGGCCGAAGGTCTGGTCAACATCGTGGGTGGCTGCTGCGGCACTACGCCTGACCACATTGGTGCCATCGCCCAGGCGGTGCAGAGCACCACCACGCGCAAGCTCTTCTATCCGGCGGAAGCCTGA
- the hutC gene encoding histidine utilization repressor, whose product MVTHSSMSLHGKILTEIEQNILSGRWPPGYRIPSEMELTVHYECSRMTVSKALNKLVQSGLLERKRKAGSFVTRPHTSSAVLEIPDLRQVVLGMGLEYSSQLLSRKQRRSTRDDMEAMRMAKPGPIVHVLCLHMAGQRRFCIEDRLINLESVPDAEHESFTEHSPSSWMVNHVPWSSAEHRIRAEAASEENATRLEIPPGFPCLVIDRRTWTGQLPITFVRLTYPADLYELDAHFSPSTIAPAT is encoded by the coding sequence ATGGTCACACACTCTTCCATGTCGCTGCACGGGAAAATTCTCACCGAGATTGAGCAAAACATTCTCAGTGGCCGCTGGCCGCCCGGCTACCGTATCCCCTCTGAGATGGAGCTGACAGTCCACTACGAATGCTCACGCATGACGGTGAGCAAGGCGCTGAACAAGCTGGTTCAGTCCGGCCTGCTGGAGCGCAAGCGCAAAGCGGGCAGCTTTGTCACCCGCCCGCACACCAGCTCGGCCGTACTGGAAATTCCGGATCTGCGCCAGGTGGTGCTGGGCATGGGGCTTGAGTACTCCAGCCAGCTACTCAGCCGCAAACAGCGGCGCAGCACGCGTGATGACATGGAGGCCATGCGCATGGCCAAGCCCGGCCCTATCGTCCATGTGCTGTGCCTGCACATGGCGGGGCAACGGCGCTTTTGCATAGAAGACCGCCTGATCAACCTCGAATCCGTTCCCGATGCAGAGCACGAGTCGTTTACCGAGCACAGCCCCAGCTCATGGATGGTGAATCATGTGCCGTGGAGCTCGGCCGAGCACCGCATCCGCGCCGAAGCGGCGAGCGAGGAAAACGCAACCCGGCTGGAGATTCCCCCCGGCTTCCCCTGCCTGGTGATTGACCGCCGCACTTGGACGGGCCAGTTGCCCATCACCTTTGTGCGCCTGACCTACCCGGCCGACCTGTACGAACTGGATGCGCACTTCTCGCCCTCCACCATCGCTCCGGCAACCTGA
- the alkB gene encoding DNA oxidative demethylase AlkB gives MSLPLFETEAQPPEIIDKGAVLLRGFAATSELRWMEAVQALQAHAALRVMQVPGGKSMSVAITNAGDWGWVSDANGYRYSAVDPLTGKAWPAIPAFLYEQAVAAAAAAAYPGFAPDACLINRYQPGARMGLHRDQDETDFAAPIVSVSLGLPCTFLWGGLARQNSVKRLVLTHGDVLVWGGPSRLVFHGVSPLKDGLHHLLGAERWNLTFRMAKRAF, from the coding sequence ATGAGCCTGCCGCTGTTCGAGACCGAAGCCCAGCCGCCCGAAATCATCGATAAGGGCGCTGTGCTGCTGCGCGGCTTTGCAGCGACTTCAGAGCTGCGCTGGATGGAGGCCGTTCAAGCCTTGCAGGCGCATGCCGCATTGAGGGTCATGCAGGTTCCCGGCGGTAAATCCATGTCGGTGGCGATTACCAATGCTGGTGACTGGGGTTGGGTATCGGATGCCAACGGCTACCGCTACAGCGCCGTCGATCCTCTGACGGGCAAGGCCTGGCCAGCCATCCCCGCCTTTTTGTATGAACAGGCCGTGGCCGCGGCGGCGGCTGCTGCTTATCCGGGCTTTGCGCCGGATGCCTGCCTGATCAACCGCTACCAGCCCGGTGCCCGCATGGGTTTGCACCGCGATCAGGATGAGACGGACTTTGCTGCGCCCATCGTCTCCGTGTCGCTGGGCCTGCCCTGCACCTTTCTCTGGGGTGGTTTGGCGCGTCAGAACTCGGTCAAGAGGTTGGTGCTGACCCATGGCGATGTACTGGTCTGGGGCGGGCCTTCGCGGCTGGTGTTTCATGGCGTCAGCCCGCTCAAAGATGGTTTGCATCACCTGCTGGGCGCAGAGCGCTGGAACCTGACCTTTCGCATGGCCAAGCGTGCGTTCTGA
- a CDS encoding Fe-S oxidoreductase codes for MTEPLRPITPVLPVSVPTGQTQVAAGALAAVPAAALPATEQVQPTQPAAPVTSSVQWSAQTLQNLKLQAFEHLIAQLALQIQGSPGAPAATWPTQGLPAATQQFLQNLLAQIQVTVQGQTQPLQLLAGQQGSVALMQALVQAASAQSGSTSPSVIPPSSALQTAAALSPTAAAALEQAGHSPAAAATAPRLPLLQNWLVQQGTLVTPQGERGFSLTLQVPAAWAQAVGAALPSPSLSPSASPAQGMAPMRLPVAELSALSSGPLALVLQPQGAVAGAASGLATSALLWLELQPVSAAAAQSTPAQLAGLPLAMPAPALAQEVQQLLQNKSDPWLMMAAAQAANALPIPRRNSEHRSHLCMTEGCQYQGQAPCAQPFCSEMNRIWASARIAPGR; via the coding sequence ATGACTGAGCCCCTGCGCCCCATCACTCCCGTATTGCCGGTTTCTGTCCCCACGGGGCAGACTCAGGTGGCTGCGGGCGCGCTGGCGGCGGTTCCTGCAGCCGCTTTGCCCGCTACGGAGCAGGTGCAGCCCACACAGCCCGCAGCACCTGTGACGAGCAGCGTGCAATGGTCAGCGCAGACCTTGCAAAACCTCAAGTTGCAAGCCTTTGAGCATTTGATTGCCCAGCTGGCCCTGCAAATTCAAGGCAGCCCCGGCGCACCCGCGGCCACATGGCCCACGCAAGGTCTGCCTGCGGCCACGCAACAGTTTTTACAAAACCTGCTGGCGCAGATTCAGGTCACGGTTCAAGGCCAGACTCAGCCTTTGCAATTGCTGGCCGGGCAGCAGGGCTCGGTGGCGTTGATGCAGGCTCTGGTTCAGGCGGCTTCAGCGCAATCAGGTTCGACCTCGCCCAGCGTCATCCCACCCAGCTCGGCCTTGCAAACGGCGGCGGCACTGTCGCCCACGGCGGCCGCCGCACTGGAGCAAGCGGGCCACAGCCCTGCAGCCGCCGCAACTGCCCCGCGCCTGCCACTGCTGCAAAACTGGCTGGTGCAGCAAGGCACGCTGGTCACCCCGCAAGGCGAGCGCGGCTTTTCGCTGACGCTGCAAGTGCCTGCTGCATGGGCCCAGGCGGTGGGGGCTGCTTTGCCTTCTCCCTCTCTTTCACCTTCTGCCAGCCCTGCGCAAGGAATGGCTCCCATGCGCTTGCCGGTGGCTGAGCTGTCTGCACTCTCCAGCGGCCCGCTGGCGCTGGTCTTGCAGCCGCAAGGGGCTGTTGCAGGCGCGGCCTCAGGGCTTGCTACCAGCGCTTTGCTCTGGTTGGAGCTGCAACCTGTCAGCGCCGCAGCAGCTCAATCGACTCCGGCTCAGCTTGCTGGTCTGCCGCTGGCCATGCCTGCGCCCGCGCTGGCGCAAGAGGTGCAGCAACTGCTGCAAAACAAGTCAGATCCCTGGCTGATGATGGCGGCCGCGCAGGCTGCCAATGCCCTGCCCATACCGCGCCGCAATAGTGAGCACCGCTCGCATTTGTGCATGACGGAAGGTTGCCAGTATCAAGGGCAGGCCCCCTGTGCCCAGCCTTTTTGCAGTGAGATGAATCGCATCTGGGCCAGCGCGCGTATTGCTCCTGGTCGCTGA
- the recQ gene encoding DNA helicase RecQ: MSSAQSILQAVFGYEQFRGPQQAIVSHVINGGDALVLMPTGGGKSLCYQVPAIARQQLGHGVTIVVSPLIALMHDQVGALHEAGISAAFLNSTLSYDETQEVELRLQSGDITLLYVAPERLNTPRFLGLLDDLLAQGKLSLFAIDEAHCVSQWGHDFRPEYRALTVLHQRFASVPRIALTATADALTRADIIERLQLEAAQHFVSSFDRPNIRYKIAEKKDVSNQLLRFIEREHEGEAGVVYCQSRKRVEELAQTLAQSGINALPYHAGLPQEVRQNHQDRFLREEGVVMCATIAFGMGINKPDVRFVAHVDMPKNIEGYYQETGRAGRDGLPADAWMAYGLSDVVNQRRMIDESPAEEQFKQVMRGKLDALLGLAEATDCRRIRLLAYFGEQYGQEPSLDGKPLQAVGRTHCGNCDNCLEPPALWDGTDAARKLLSTIFRVHEASGLTYGAGHIMDVLRGKETDKVAQFSHEKVSTFGIGKDYSEPQLRAVMRQLLATGALGLHKVVSENSGHVFDTLCLAAGSRAVLKGEVQVQLREAVAASRSKKPSKKSAANAAAINLGPDAQVRFINLKAWRAEVAKSHNLPAYVIFHDATLASIAELNPQSLQELQGVSGMGAKKLDAYGAEVLRVVALG; the protein is encoded by the coding sequence GTGTCTTCCGCGCAATCCATTCTGCAAGCCGTTTTTGGCTACGAGCAATTCCGTGGCCCCCAGCAGGCCATCGTCTCGCATGTCATCAACGGCGGCGATGCACTGGTACTCATGCCCACGGGCGGCGGCAAGTCGCTGTGCTATCAGGTGCCGGCCATTGCGCGCCAGCAGCTCGGCCATGGGGTAACGATTGTGGTGTCGCCGCTGATTGCGCTGATGCACGATCAGGTCGGTGCGCTACACGAGGCAGGCATCAGCGCCGCCTTTCTGAACTCCACCCTCAGCTACGACGAAACGCAGGAGGTAGAGCTGCGCCTGCAAAGCGGCGACATCACCCTGCTTTACGTCGCGCCTGAGCGGTTGAACACGCCGCGCTTTCTGGGCCTGCTGGATGATCTGCTGGCGCAAGGCAAACTGTCACTGTTCGCTATCGATGAGGCGCACTGCGTAAGCCAGTGGGGCCACGACTTCCGCCCCGAATACCGCGCCCTTACGGTGCTGCACCAGCGCTTTGCAAGCGTGCCACGTATTGCATTGACGGCAACAGCTGATGCGCTGACGCGCGCCGACATCATCGAGCGCCTGCAGCTTGAGGCCGCACAGCATTTCGTCAGCAGCTTTGACCGGCCCAATATCCGCTACAAGATTGCCGAGAAAAAAGACGTCAGCAACCAATTGCTGCGCTTCATTGAACGCGAGCATGAGGGCGAAGCAGGCGTGGTCTACTGCCAGTCACGCAAGCGCGTAGAAGAGCTGGCCCAGACGTTGGCGCAAAGCGGCATCAACGCCCTACCCTACCACGCTGGTCTGCCCCAGGAAGTGCGCCAGAACCATCAAGACCGCTTTCTGCGCGAAGAAGGCGTGGTGATGTGCGCCACTATTGCGTTTGGCATGGGCATCAACAAGCCCGATGTGCGCTTTGTCGCCCATGTGGACATGCCCAAGAACATCGAAGGCTACTACCAGGAAACTGGCCGCGCGGGCCGCGATGGTCTGCCTGCCGATGCGTGGATGGCCTATGGCCTCTCCGATGTGGTCAACCAGCGCCGCATGATTGACGAGAGCCCTGCAGAAGAGCAATTCAAGCAAGTCATGCGCGGCAAGCTCGATGCGCTGCTGGGCTTGGCCGAGGCCACAGACTGCCGCCGCATACGCCTTCTGGCCTATTTTGGCGAGCAATATGGGCAAGAACCCAGTCTGGACGGCAAGCCGCTGCAGGCCGTGGGCCGCACCCATTGCGGCAACTGCGACAACTGTCTGGAGCCGCCTGCGCTCTGGGATGGTACGGACGCTGCGCGCAAGCTGCTGTCCACCATTTTCCGCGTGCATGAAGCCAGCGGCCTGACTTATGGCGCTGGCCACATCATGGATGTGCTGCGCGGTAAAGAAACCGACAAGGTGGCCCAGTTCAGCCACGAGAAAGTCTCCACCTTCGGTATTGGCAAGGATTACTCGGAGCCACAGCTGCGAGCCGTGATGCGCCAGTTGCTGGCGACAGGCGCACTGGGCCTGCACAAGGTGGTGAGCGAAAACAGCGGCCATGTGTTTGACACCCTGTGCCTGGCCGCAGGCTCCCGCGCTGTGCTCAAGGGCGAGGTGCAGGTGCAGTTGCGCGAAGCCGTTGCCGCATCACGCAGCAAAAAACCAAGCAAGAAGTCTGCTGCCAATGCAGCCGCCATCAACCTGGGGCCAGATGCGCAAGTGCGCTTCATCAACCTCAAGGCCTGGCGCGCCGAGGTGGCCAAGTCGCACAATCTGCCGGCCTATGTGATCTTCCACGATGCCACGCTGGCATCGATTGCCGAACTCAACCCCCAGTCGCTGCAGGAGCTGCAAGGGGTGAGCGGCATGGGTGCCAAAAAGCTGGATGCGTATGGAGCCGAGGTGCTGCGCGTGGTGGCTCTGGGCTAA
- a CDS encoding FAD-binding oxidoreductase: MSQEQLIQELISTLGADVVLSGADVPRRYHTDWSGTPPQQPLALVRPRTTEEVSTALRVCSAHKVAVVPQGGMTGLAGAATPTQEAVALSLDRMNRIEDINPQMGLMQVQAGVTLQAVQEAAVAAGMVFGVDLGARGSCQIGGNVSTNAGGNGVLQHGMMREQVLGLEVVLADGSVLPMLRPMIKNNTGYDLKQFFIGAEGTLGVITRVLLRLRPAPKATATTLVAMPDFDTALAVLGRMQSHFGNGVAAYELMWDSFVQASLSWLKLSAPFAERHPMLALINVDGKNEAQLQDDIQQVLEEAMEAGEVLDAIVAQSVAQAQQLWKLREAPAELNNNMHPAINFDVSLPQADIGRFANACEAAFTARWPQKHSLYFGHVGDGNLHVSVDGATVNGECDAVEAELYRLVGEFKGSVSAEHGIGLHKKPYLNNSRTPAEMAAMRAIKLALDPLGLMNPGKVFEL, from the coding sequence ATGTCCCAAGAACAATTGATTCAAGAACTGATTTCCACCCTCGGTGCCGACGTGGTGCTGAGCGGTGCCGATGTGCCAAGGCGCTACCACACGGACTGGAGCGGCACGCCGCCCCAACAGCCGCTGGCGCTGGTGCGCCCGCGCACCACTGAGGAAGTCAGCACGGCGCTACGTGTGTGTTCGGCGCACAAGGTGGCTGTGGTGCCGCAAGGCGGCATGACCGGGCTGGCTGGCGCTGCCACGCCCACACAGGAGGCGGTGGCCCTGTCGCTGGACCGCATGAACCGCATTGAAGACATCAACCCCCAGATGGGGTTGATGCAGGTGCAGGCCGGGGTGACGCTGCAGGCCGTGCAAGAGGCTGCTGTGGCCGCAGGCATGGTGTTTGGCGTGGACTTGGGTGCGCGCGGCAGCTGCCAGATTGGCGGCAATGTCTCGACCAATGCCGGTGGCAACGGCGTGCTGCAGCACGGCATGATGCGCGAGCAGGTGCTGGGGCTGGAGGTTGTGCTGGCCGATGGCTCGGTGCTGCCCATGCTGCGCCCCATGATCAAAAACAACACGGGCTACGACCTGAAGCAGTTTTTTATCGGCGCTGAAGGCACGCTGGGCGTCATCACCCGCGTGCTGCTGCGCCTGCGCCCCGCGCCCAAGGCCACGGCTACCACGCTGGTCGCCATGCCTGACTTTGACACGGCCCTGGCTGTGCTGGGGCGCATGCAATCGCACTTTGGCAACGGCGTGGCAGCTTATGAGCTGATGTGGGACAGCTTTGTGCAGGCATCGCTTTCCTGGCTCAAACTCTCGGCTCCGTTTGCCGAGCGCCACCCCATGCTGGCGCTGATCAATGTGGATGGCAAGAACGAGGCACAACTGCAGGACGATATCCAGCAAGTGCTGGAGGAAGCCATGGAGGCAGGCGAGGTGCTTGATGCCATCGTCGCCCAGTCTGTGGCGCAGGCCCAGCAGCTGTGGAAGCTGCGCGAAGCCCCGGCCGAGCTCAACAACAATATGCACCCGGCCATCAATTTCGACGTGAGCCTGCCGCAGGCCGATATTGGCCGTTTTGCCAATGCCTGCGAAGCCGCCTTTACTGCGCGTTGGCCGCAAAAGCATTCGCTGTACTTCGGCCATGTGGGCGACGGCAATCTGCATGTGTCTGTGGATGGGGCCACCGTGAACGGCGAATGCGATGCCGTAGAAGCCGAGCTGTACCGGTTGGTGGGCGAGTTCAAGGGCAGTGTCTCGGCCGAGCATGGCATTGGTCTGCACAAAAAACCGTATCTGAACAATAGCCGCACGCCCGCTGAAATGGCTGCCATGCGTGCCATCAAGCTGGCGCTGGACCCACTTGGGCTGATGAACCCTGGCAAGGTGTTCGAGCTGTGA
- the bioB gene encoding biotin synthase BioB, which translates to MSYNESETLVHVGEAQAAAASTQTMHWHAPAKGSAVPEQQRWPVEAVQQLLDMPFMDLMHQAQSVHRENWPAGEIELATLLSVKTGGCPENCGYCPQSAEFDTGVKAEKLMSVEEVTRAAKAAQDAGATRFCMGAAWRAPKDRDIEKMNELIGAVKGLGMQTCATLGMLQPHQAESLRDAGLDYYNHNLDTAPEYYKDVVSTRQYQDRLDTLAAVRGAGISVCCGGIIGMGETEVHRAGLIAQLANMEPYPESVPINSLVPVPGTPLADSDPVDPLDFVRVIAVARITMPKARVRLSAGRQQLGEAVQTLCFMAGANSIFYGDKLLVTGNPDVEADTSLMRKLGLKGLKTAQAQA; encoded by the coding sequence ATGTCCTATAACGAGTCCGAGACCCTTGTGCATGTCGGCGAGGCGCAAGCCGCAGCAGCCTCCACCCAGACCATGCACTGGCATGCACCCGCCAAGGGCAGTGCCGTGCCCGAGCAGCAGCGCTGGCCTGTGGAGGCGGTGCAGCAACTGCTGGACATGCCCTTTATGGACCTGATGCACCAGGCTCAGAGCGTGCACCGCGAAAACTGGCCTGCAGGCGAGATCGAGCTGGCGACGCTGCTGTCGGTCAAGACCGGTGGCTGTCCCGAGAACTGTGGCTACTGCCCTCAGTCTGCGGAGTTTGATACGGGCGTGAAGGCCGAAAAGCTGATGAGCGTGGAGGAAGTCACCCGCGCCGCCAAGGCCGCGCAGGATGCGGGAGCCACGCGTTTTTGCATGGGGGCCGCCTGGCGTGCGCCCAAGGACCGTGACATCGAAAAGATGAACGAGCTGATTGGCGCCGTAAAGGGGCTGGGCATGCAGACCTGCGCCACGCTGGGCATGTTGCAGCCGCATCAGGCGGAGTCCTTGCGTGATGCGGGGCTGGATTACTACAACCACAACCTCGACACCGCGCCTGAGTACTACAAGGACGTTGTCAGCACCCGCCAGTACCAGGACCGGCTGGATACGCTGGCAGCGGTACGGGGCGCAGGCATCAGCGTGTGCTGCGGCGGCATCATCGGCATGGGCGAGACAGAAGTGCACCGCGCAGGCTTGATCGCCCAGCTGGCAAATATGGAGCCTTACCCCGAGTCCGTGCCCATCAACAGCCTGGTGCCCGTGCCCGGCACGCCGCTGGCGGACAGTGACCCGGTGGACCCCCTCGACTTTGTGCGCGTGATTGCTGTGGCCCGCATCACCATGCCCAAGGCGCGCGTGCGCCTGTCTGCAGGCCGCCAGCAGCTGGGCGAAGCCGTGCAGACCCTGTGCTTTATGGCGGGTGCCAATTCCATCTTCTATGGCGACAAGTTGCTCGTCACTGGCAACCCTGATGTGGAAGCCGACACCTCGCTGATGCGCAAGCTGGGCCTCAAAGGCCTCAAGACTGCGCAGGCACAGGCCTGA
- the hutG gene encoding N-formylglutamate deformylase, which yields MPSFIFHQGHAPLLISMPHTGTHVPGDIAAKLTPEGREVHDTDWHMPALYDFAKALGASILVATHSRYVIDLNRSPDGASLYPGQSVTGLCPVDGFDSKPLYASKADEPDDAEIARRRELYWHPYHAQLRAELDRIKRLHGVAMLWDAHSIRSVLPRFFEGKLPDMNLGTADGKSCDAALARQLLDIAQQSPGHTSVLNGRFKGGYITRNYGQPEQGFHAVQLEMTQSSYMQEQMPFDYLPATAARIQPTMQRLLQAVLAFAQRQGSAA from the coding sequence ATGCCTTCTTTCATCTTTCACCAGGGCCATGCGCCGCTGCTGATCTCGATGCCGCATACCGGCACCCATGTGCCGGGCGACATCGCCGCCAAGCTCACGCCGGAGGGGCGTGAAGTGCATGACACCGACTGGCATATGCCAGCGCTCTACGACTTTGCCAAGGCGCTGGGCGCTTCCATACTCGTGGCCACGCATTCGCGCTATGTGATTGACCTGAATCGCTCGCCAGATGGGGCCAGTCTCTATCCGGGCCAGAGCGTGACGGGGCTGTGTCCTGTTGATGGTTTTGATAGCAAGCCCCTTTATGCCAGCAAGGCGGATGAGCCTGATGATGCCGAGATCGCGCGCCGCCGCGAGCTGTACTGGCACCCATACCATGCGCAGCTGCGCGCCGAGCTGGATCGCATCAAGCGCCTGCATGGCGTGGCCATGCTGTGGGATGCGCACAGCATTCGCTCGGTACTGCCGCGCTTTTTTGAAGGCAAGCTGCCGGATATGAATTTGGGTACGGCTGACGGCAAGAGTTGCGATGCGGCACTGGCCCGGCAACTGCTGGACATTGCGCAGCAATCACCCGGCCACACCAGCGTGCTCAACGGCCGCTTCAAGGGTGGCTACATCACGCGCAACTACGGCCAGCCTGAGCAGGGCTTTCACGCCGTGCAGCTGGAGATGACGCAGTCCAGCTACATGCAGGAGCAGATGCCTTTCGACTACCTGCCTGCAACAGCCGCGCGCATTCAGCCCACCATGCAGCGCCTGCTGCAGGCCGTGCTGGCGTTTGCGCAGCGCCAGGGGAGCGCAGCCTGA